Genomic window (Penaeus vannamei isolate JL-2024 chromosome 22, ASM4276789v1, whole genome shotgun sequence):
CGAAATAAATCTCGGGATCAGCTTGTGGCTGAGCTGGTACTTCGATCACTCGCTGAGCTTGTTCTTCTTGCTTGTTGAGCACATAGACGATGTTGTTCTGCCTTGGTGGAGGAAGTACGATGGGGTCAGGTGCAGGTGCTTCTTCAGGAAGGCGCACGAACAAGATGTTATGGTCCACTGCTGGGGGAGGAATACTAGGTGCTGGACCAACGGCTCTCTCTTGTTCAGGAACATTAAAAACGTAGACCTTTCTTGTGACTTCAGGAGTTACACATGTCCCATCTACGTGAAGAACTTCTCCCTCTTGGCATCCAGTCACAATACCTTCTCCACTGACTAGGACTCCACCGGCAGCTCCTGCACCACCATCAGTAGATCCTGGACCGGATGTAAGACCTCCACTAGAGGGAGTACCGCCGTTGTATCCTTGAGGTGCTGCAGAAACAGCAACTACTAGTGATACCAGTAGACCCTGTAAGAAAGAATGTTTTTATTTCCtacattttattttgtatatatggcCATGGAAAGCTCATGCTGGAATAGGCGGCAAATGTACATTTTCTTTTGAATCAATcgtttcacacacacatctactacatatatataaaacaacacatATATGCtttgcgcttatatatatatatatatatatatatatatatatatatatatatatatatatatatatatatatatatatatatatatatatatatatatgtatatatatatatatatatgtatgtatatatatatatatatatatatatatatatatatatatatatatatatatatatgtatatgtataatatatatatatatatatatataactatacatgcatacattcatatatgtataaatatacatacatatatatatatatatatatacatatatatatatatatatatatatatatatatatatatatatatatatatatatatatatcaagtgttCACTTAAACTAGACAAGATAGCACATACGATGAACTTCATGGTGAATGAGAATATGCAAGGGCAAGTATCTAAACTCCTTTTATATCTGAGACCTTTCTCTCACAACCTTCAGTTAACCTGTTCGAATTCAAAATAGTCATCTTCTGTACCTCACTTTTATGAATGCCAAATGCTTGATCTAGCCTCTGTGTTTATTCGTTTACTCTCATAATCATTTTGCAGTGAATCTGCAACGATCCTTCAGAATGGGATATTCGAGTAAGCGATTTTTTAAATGTTGGTATCGGGGCTTATAACTACGTAATTATTCTTTCATATGTTCTTAGTATTTTTCATAATATTCCAGATTCAGATAATTAAGTTATTGTTAATTATTCATGC
Coding sequences:
- the LOC113828795 gene encoding peroxidase-like protein 2, translating into MKFIGLLVSLVVAVSAAPQGYNGGTPSSGGLTSGPGSTDGGAGAAGGVLVSGEGIVTGCQEGEVLHVDGTCVTPEVTRKVYVFNVPEQERAVGPAPSIPPPAVDHNILFVRLPEEAPAPDPIVLPPPRQNNIVYVLNKQEEQAQRVIEVPAQPQADPEIYFVNYQDGENPTLPLGVDLETALSAAAAAGGQVLGGVDGAVGEAGVGGTAGFGGVGGLGGAGGIAGGHGINGLVGVNGLGGVNGASVGGVNGGAGGFQTGSGVRPGGLYTTP